The Exiguobacterium mexicanum genome includes a window with the following:
- a CDS encoding aminoglycoside phosphotransferase family protein — translation MRQAIPWRDRSFRERFERWIEANVPNARWHVIKDTDLTYLLVGALDEERYYAKAVTDISRGEAGLTALLAERHPGLIPDVIAIEFAQHWLLMRDIGGEALRERPNVSRYEAALRQYAQLQRQEIDQIETCLSYGIPDRRPDKLKDEIRTYLPELCAGLEQYKAEAMLALQDELIAMCDELAIGMPMSLEHGDLHGGNIFWRERTNDLCILDWGDATVTHPFFSVRVFWNALYDLLPEEDEVAWYEQIQTMRTVYLEAWSGVAPKDVLWRHLLIAEELGCVYRALSWHVYVTRYRYDVAESSDKPAQWLNLLLEYRDLKRRFP, via the coding sequence ATGAGACAGGCAATCCCATGGCGTGACCGATCGTTTCGTGAACGGTTCGAACGATGGATTGAGGCAAACGTGCCGAATGCGAGGTGGCACGTGATCAAAGATACCGATTTGACGTACTTGCTTGTTGGCGCGCTCGATGAGGAACGTTACTATGCCAAAGCGGTGACCGACATCAGCCGTGGCGAGGCCGGACTGACGGCGCTTCTAGCCGAGCGGCATCCGGGTCTCATCCCTGACGTCATCGCCATCGAGTTCGCTCAGCATTGGTTACTCATGCGAGACATCGGCGGTGAGGCGTTACGTGAACGACCTAACGTGAGTCGATACGAAGCGGCGTTGCGTCAATACGCACAGCTGCAGCGACAGGAGATCGACCAGATCGAGACCTGCTTGTCTTACGGCATCCCGGACCGCCGACCGGACAAGTTGAAGGACGAAATCCGTACGTATTTACCTGAGCTCTGCGCCGGGCTCGAGCAATACAAAGCCGAGGCCATGCTCGCGCTTCAAGATGAATTGATCGCGATGTGCGATGAGCTGGCGATTGGGATGCCGATGAGTCTCGAGCACGGTGATTTGCACGGCGGCAACATCTTCTGGCGGGAACGGACGAATGATTTGTGTATCCTCGACTGGGGCGACGCGACCGTCACGCATCCGTTTTTCAGCGTGCGCGTGTTTTGGAACGCGCTGTACGACTTATTGCCGGAAGAAGACGAGGTCGCCTGGTATGAACAGATTCAAACGATGCGTACGGTTTACTTGGAAGCGTGGAGCGGCGTCGCACCCAAGGACGTACTTTGGCGTCATCTATTGATCGCCGAAGAGCTCGGTTGCGTCTATCGTGCCTTGTCGTGGCATGTGTATGTGACGAGATACCGGTACGATGTAGCTGAGTCGAGCGATAAGCCGGCGCAATGGCTCAATTTGCTACTCGAGTACCGGGACTTGAAACGACGCTTCCCATAA